A genome region from Oncorhynchus masou masou isolate Uvic2021 chromosome 14, UVic_Omas_1.1, whole genome shotgun sequence includes the following:
- the LOC135553704 gene encoding hemoglobin embryonic subunit alpha-like encodes MSLTAKDKAVVGAFWAKVFGKAEDVGCDALSRMLVVYPQTMTYFSHWPDLSLGSAPVRKHGKTIMGGVGEAVAKMDDLTTGLLTLSELHAFQLRIYPANFKIMSHNIFVVLAILFPADFTPEVHMSVDKFLAALALALAEKYR; translated from the exons ATGAGTCTCACCGCTAAGGACAAGGCAGTGGTCGGGGCCTTCTGGGCCAAGGTGTTCGGCAAGGCTGAGGACGTCGGATGCGATGCTCTTTCTAG AATGCTGGTGGTGTACCCCCAGACCATGACATACTTCTCCCACTGGCCGGACCTGAGCCTCGGTTCTGCCCCGGTCAGGAAGCATGGTAAGACCATCATGGGAGGCGTCGGTGAAGCCGTGGCCAAGATGGACGACCTCACCACAGGTCTCCTCACCCTCAGCGAGCTGCATGCCTTCCAGCTGCGTATATATCCAGCCAACTTCAAG ATCATGTCCCACAACATATTTGTGGTGCTGGCCATTTTATTCCCCGCTGACTTCACCCCAGAGGTTCATATGTCCGTGGACAAGTTTCTGGCCGCACTGGCCCTGGCTCTGGCCGAAAAGTACAGATAA
- the LOC135554135 gene encoding hemoglobin embryonic subunit alpha-like codes for MSLTAKDKKMVKAFWAKVAGKAEDIGCDALSRMLVVYPQTKTYFSHWKDLSPGSAPVRKHGGTIMGGISLAVASIDDISAGLLALSELHAFQLRIDPANFKILSHNILVVLAVLFPNDFNPEAHVAMDKFLAAVGRALSEKYR; via the exons ATGAGTCTCACCGCTAAGGACAAGAAAATGGTCAAGGCCTTCTGGGCCAAGGTGGCCGGCAAGGCTGAAGACATCGGCTGTGATGCTCTGTCTAG GATGCTGGTTGTGTACCCCCAGACCAAAACCTACTTCTCCCACTGGAAGGACCTGAGCCCCGGCTCTGCCCCAGTCAGGAAGCACGGTGGGACCATCATGGGAGGCATCAGTTTAGCCGTGGCTAGCATCGACGACATCAGCGCAGGTCTCCTCGCCCTCAGCGAGCTGCACGCCTTCCAGCTGCGTATCGATCCTGCCAACTTCAAG ATCCTCTCCCACAACATCTTGGTGGTGCTGGCTGTCTTGTTCCCCAATGATTTCAACCCCGAGGCTCATGTGGCCATGGACAAGTTCCTGGCCGCAGTGGGCCGGGCTCTGTCTGAGAAGTACCGATAA
- the LOC135554134 gene encoding hemoglobin subunit beta-like, producing the protein MVQWTDFERATIQSVFEKMDYDDVGPAALSRCLVVYPWTQRYFGNFGNLYNAAAIQGNPMVAAHGKTVLHGLDRAVKNMDDIKATYAELSVLHSEKLRVDPDNFRLLADCLTIVVAARMGADFTADVQGAFQKFLAIVVSSLGKQYH; encoded by the exons ATGGTTCAGTGGACAGATTTTGAGCGCGCCACCATCCAGAGCGTCTTCGAGAAGATGGACTACGATGACGTAGGCCCCGCGGCTCTTTCCAG GTGTCTTGTCGTGTACCCCTGGACCCAGAGGTATTTTGGTAACTTCGGAAACCTGTACAACGCCGCTGCCATCCAGGGAAACCCAATGGTCGCCGCTCACGGGAAGACCGTCCTGCACGGTCTGGACCGGGCTGTCAAGAACATGGATGACATCAAGGCCACCTACGCAGAGCTGAGCGTGCTGCACTCCGAGAAACTGCGCGTGGATCCCGACAACTTCCGG CTGCTGGCTGACTGCCTTACTATTGTCGTTGCTGCGAGAATGGGTGCTGACTTCACCGCTGACGTCCAGGGTGCTTTCCAGAAGTTCCTAGCCATCGTGGTGAGCTCCCTGGGCAAACAGTACCACTAG